One stretch of Miscanthus floridulus cultivar M001 chromosome 18, ASM1932011v1, whole genome shotgun sequence DNA includes these proteins:
- the LOC136524087 gene encoding 3-ketoacyl-CoA synthase 20-like has translation MVGPTRDHRQLQPPAVPYVCTHQLISGLRCCRRTPGCYAIVVSTENITLNWYFGNDRSMLLSNCIFRIGGAAALLSNHRADTERPKYRLLHTVRTHKGAADECYGCVYQHEDGIGRVGVSWTRELMAVVGDALKTNITTLGPLVLPLSEQLKFLRSLVLHRVLRSRSVRTYIPDLPTTRNSRLPSS, from the coding sequence ATGGTAGGCCCCACGCGTGATCATCGTCAACTGCAGCCACCAGCAGTTCCGTACGTGTGTACCCATCAACTAATTAgcggattgagatgctgcaggcGAACCCCGGGGTGCTACGCCATCGTGGTGAGCACTGAGAACATCACGCTCAACTGGTACTTCGGCAACGACCGCTCCATGCTGCTGTCCAACTGCATCTTCCGCATAGGTGGTGCCGCCGCGCTACTGTCCAACCACCGCGCCGACACCGAGCGCCCCAAGTACCGGCTGCTGCACACGGTGCGCACCCACAAAGGCGCCGCAGACGAGTGCTACGGCTGCGTGTACCAGCACGAGGACGGCATAGGCCGCGTCGGCGTGTCGTGGACGCGTGAGCTCATGGCCGTCGTCGGGGACGCGCTCAAGACGAACATCACCACCCTGGGCCCGCTGGTGCTCCCGCTGTCGGAGCAGCTCAAGTTCCTCAGGTCCCTCGTGCTCCATCGCGTCCTCCGCTCCCGTAGTGTCCGTACGTACATCCCGGACTTGCCGACGACCAGGAACAGCAGGCTCCCTAGCAGCTGA